The Candidatus Thermoplasmatota archaeon DNA segment TTCTAATTATTCGATCATCTCGATGGGCTGATCAGCTCCCTCTGGTTTTGTCTTTTTATCTTCTTTTTTCTTAGTAGTAACCTTATTGGGGAAGTTGGAGAGAATGATAATATCACCGACTGCGTTAACCCATCGGTAGGGAACAGCCACATCAACGCTTCCTTCAACCAGTGATGGATTCGTGTTAGTTACCAGGAGGCTACTGATCTTTTTT contains these protein-coding regions:
- a CDS encoding PRC-barrel domain-containing protein, which translates into the protein MMEKQQQTGEKLSEVTTFLKLPVYTRNGIYIGHVKNVFLDIDEKKISSLLVTNTNPSLVEGSVDVAVPYRWVNAVGDIIILSNFPNKVTTKKKEDKKTKPEGADQPIEMIE